A single window of Nicotiana tomentosiformis chromosome 1, ASM39032v3, whole genome shotgun sequence DNA harbors:
- the LOC104088929 gene encoding disease resistance protein RPM1-like, with the protein MGLFLFTLLHKEMSIDTCEDQAEMADSAVTFVLDKITSLLAEEATLLRGVKHDIQYIKDELERMIAFLGVADALEEGDAEVKVWVRQVRDVANDIEDVLDESMLLSYDHHFHASCCFISKLVFSIRNIKANHKLVVEIQTLKTRVRNIAEGHKRYRYKFNVPEQGSSSNHVYNTAHDRRGDALLLEEGEIVGIENPRQQLISWLVEDDPTLKVVSVVGMGGSGKTTLAKKVYEDAAVKKYFNSVAWITVSQSFKAEEVLIDMIQQLYDEVKQPVPKGLSTMSSNRLKALAKVFLQSRRYVLVFDDVWTIQAWEAIRYVLPDVNNGSRVIVTTRLFDVASFCSIECNGYVYELKPLSAEETWSLFCQKAFHGNLCPSHLESICRKILKKCGGLPRAIVAIGGVLATKSWTNIREWGMLNHSLGPELDSNDKFGSMRIVLLLSFNDLPYYLKPCFLYLSIYPEDHLIERNTLIYRWITEGFVKQKEGRTVEDVAEGYLNELINRSLLHPVQYNDDGSMKLGRIHDLYRELILSKSRDDNFTATVNEQTTLWPEKTRRLSIHGTLGNLQVKRSATKLRSFLTFGVSRSTVLIMHESSAW; encoded by the coding sequence ATGGGGCTGTTCTTGTTTACATTATTACATAAAGAAATGAGCATAGACACTTGTGAAGATCAGGCGGAGATGGCAGACTCTGCTGTCACTTTTGTACTTGACAAAATCACAAGCTTATTAGCGGAAGAAGCAACACTGCTTCGAGGAGTCAAGCATGATATCCAGTATATCAAAGATGAATTGGAGAGAATGATAGCCTTCCTTGGCGTGGCCGATGCTTTAGAAGAGGGAGATGCAGAGGTAAAAGTATGGGTTAGGCAAGTGAGAGATGTTGCCAACGACATTGAGGATGTTCTTGATGAGTCCATGCTCTTGTCATATGATCATCACTTCCATGCTTCTTGTTGTTTCATTTCTAAATTGGTTTTCTCAATCAGAAACATCAAAGCCAACCATAAACTTGTCGTCGAAATCCAAACACTCAAAACAAGAGTCCGCAATATTGCAGAGGGACATAAGAGATACCGTTACAAATTTAATGTCCCCGAGCAAGGTTCAAGTTCTAACCATGTCTATAATACTGCGCATGATCGCAGAGGGGATGCGCTATTGCTAGAAGAAGGTGAGATAGTGGGCATTGAGAATCCAAGACAGCAGCTAATCAGTTGGCTCGTGGAGGATGATCCCACGCTTAAAGTGGTTTCGGTGGTGGGAATGGGAGGTTCGGGAAAGACCACCCTGGCCAAGAAAGTGTATGAGGATGCAGCAGTTAAGAAGTATTTCAATAGCGTTGCTTGGATAACAGTTTCTCAGTCCTTCAAGGCTGAGGAAGTTTTGATAGACATGATCCAACAACTCTATGATGAAGTGAAGCAGCCAGTCCCCAAAGGTCTAAGCACCATGAGCAGTAACAGACTAAAAGCACTAGCAAAAGTATTCCTGCAATCGAGAAGGTATGTACTAGTTTTTGATGATGTCTGGACTATTCAAGCTTGGGAAGCTATTAGATATGTATTGCCTGATGTAAATAATGGAAGTCGTGTTATCGTCACAACACGTCTTTTCGACGTGGCTTCCTTTTGTAGCATAGAGTGCAATGGCTATGTTTATGAGCTGAAACCCTTGTCTGCAGAAGAGACGTGGAGTCTTTTCTGCCAAAAGGCATTTCATGGTAATTTGTGCCCTTCACACTTGGAGAGCATTTGTAGGAAAATCTTAAAAAAATGTGGTGGATTGCCGCGGGCTATTGTGGCCATTGGTGGGGTTTTGGCTACAAAGAGCTGGACTAATATTAGGGAATGGGGAATGCTTAATCACAGCCTTGGTCCTGAACTTGATAGCAATGACAAATTTGGGAGTATGAGAATAGTTTTGTTACTCAGTTTCAATGATCTTCCCTACTATCTTAAGCCATGTTTCCTGTATTTGAGCATTTATCCCGAGGATCATCTAATTGAGCGCAATACGCTGATCTACCGGTGGATAACAGAAGGGTTTGTAAAACAAAAAGAGGGGAGGACAGTTGAAGACGTTGCAGAAGGCTATCTCAATGAGCTCATCAACAGAAGCTTGCTCCATCCGGTGCAATACAATGATGACGGTAGCATGAAATTGGGACGGATTCATGACCTATATCGCGAGCTTATTCTTTCAAAATCAAGAGATGATAACTTTACTGCAACAGTTAATGAGCAGACTACATTGTGGCCTGAAAAAACTCGACGCCTGTCAATCCATGGCACGCTAGGGAACCTACAAGTGAAAAGGTCAGCCACTAAACTCCGGTCTTTTCTTACATTTGGTGTAAGCAGATCCACAGTCCTTATCATGCATGAGTCTAGTGCTTGGTAG
- the LOC104088934 gene encoding uncharacterized protein, with protein MAEISEFHKCIENCGLLEFPTTCSRYTWNDRHGDKRIMSRIDWAFINSAWLNNMISFRAQFLQENISDHCLLELTPYSAQRKNKHAFKFCNVWSSYPDFLEVVKEGWMQSIQGCNMFQVVKKKKLLKVKFKNFSRRYFSDIVERADEDRLALAKIQAELHRNPFDTRIQQAWEVLFQRFKRSSYLTEVYLQQRSKVTWLKLDDDNNIYFFSVIKHRKLQQAVLQLTVKLDRMVTDQQEIANVFVEYYQELLGTKGSNRITAF; from the coding sequence ATGGCTGAGATCTCTGAATTTCATAAATGCATTGAAAATTGTGGACTACTTGAATTCCCCACGACTTGTAGTCGATACACTTGGAATGATAGACATGGGGATAAAAGGATTATGTCAAGAATTGATTGGGCTTTTATCAACTCAGCATGGCTAAATAACATGATAAGTTTTCGAGCACAATTCCTACAAGAAAATATTAGCGATCATTGCCTTTTAGAATTGACTCCATACAGTGCACAAAGGAAGAATAAACATGCTTTTAAATTTTGTAATGTGTGGTCCTCATATCCAGATTTCCTGGAGGTAGTTAAGGAAGGCTGGATGCAATCAATCCAGGGGTGCAACATGTTTCaagttgtgaagaagaagaaattgCTGAAGGTTAAATTTAAAAATTTCAGTAGAAGATATTTTAGTGACATTGTAGAAAGGGCAGATGAAGACAGGTTAGCACTTGCAAAGATACAAGCAGAATTGCATAGAAATCCTTTTGATACTAGGATTCAACAAGCATGGGAGGTTCTCTTTCAAAGGTTCAAGAGGTCATCCTATCTTACTGAGGTTTACCTCCAACAAAGAAGTAAAGTCACATGGCTCAAATTGGATGATGATAACAACATATATTTTTTCTCTGTGATCAAACACAGGAAATTACAACAAGCAGTTCTTCAGTTGACAGTCAAGCTTGACAGAATGGTGACAGATCAACAAGAGATAGCAAATGTATTTGTGGAATATTACCAGGAGTTACTAGGGACTAAAGGGAGTAACAGAATAACTGCTTTTTAG
- the LOC138907383 gene encoding uncharacterized mitochondrial protein AtMg00810-like, with protein sequence MGLYDSFYILVVERYLITGSNGTLVNEAKNTLHKNFKMKDLGELKYFLGIEMMRFDKGILLNQRKYALELISESGLSGAKPTSSPLEQNLKLTAINYDKHMQQTGDNELQDIESYQRLIGKLIYLTITRPDICFAVQLSSQFMQHPKQSHLEAAMRDVRYIKRSPGMGVFLKKGRITRVTAYCDSDWAACPNTRRSVTGYVIKLGESLVSWKSKKQQTVSRSSAEAEYRSMAVVTAEVVWLVGLMKELNIEVEEPLKLFCDSKAAMQIAANPIYHERTKHIEIDCHFVREKMKEGLIAAEYVSTKEQVADIMTKSLSVAQHHPLISKLGVLDIFHPPA encoded by the coding sequence atggggttgtATGATTCTTTCTacatcctcgtcgttgaaagatactTGATTACAGGAAGCAACGGTACTCTGGTGAATGAAGCAAAGAATACTTTGCATAAGAATTTTAAAATGAAAGACCTAGGAGAACTCAAGTATTTCCTAGGAATAGAGATGATGAGGTTTGACAAGGGGATACTGCTtaatcaaagaaaatatgctcTTGAACTCATTTCTGAGTCAGGCCTAAGTGGAGCAAAGCCAACTAGTTCACCTCTAGAGCAAAACTTGAAACTGACTGCAATAAATTATGACAAACACATGCAGCAGACAGGAGATAATGAACTGCAGGATATTGAGAGCTATCAGAGGTTGATTGGGAAGCTGATTTACTTAACAATAACCAGACCAGATATATGCTTTGCTGTGCAGTTGTCGAGTCAATTCATGCAACATCCAAAGCAGTCTCACCTAGAAGCAGCTATGAGAGATGTAAGGTACATAAAAAGATCACCTGGGATGGGAGTTTTCCTTAAGAAAGGAAGAATTACACGAGTCACTGCCTATTGTGATTCAGATTGGGCAGCATGTCCAAACACAAGAAGGTCAGTAACTGGTTATGTGATCAAACTAGGAGAGTCTCTGGTGTCTTGGAAATCAAAAAAGCAGCAAACAGTTAGCAGAAgttctgcagaagcagaatacAGAAGCATGGCTGTTGTTACTGCTGAAGTAGTCTGGCTAGTTGGGTTGATGAAAGAACTGAACATAGAGGTAGAAGAACCTCTGAAATTATTTTGTGATAGCAAGGCAGCTATGCAGATAGCAGCAAATCCTATCtaccatgagaggactaaacataTTGAAATTGATTGCCACTTTGTAAGGGAAAAAATGAAGGAAGGCCTGATAGCAGCTGAGTATGTTTCTACCAAAGAGCAGGTTGCAGATATAATGACTAAATCTTTAAGTGTAGCACAACACCATCCTCTAATATCCAAGCTAGGAGTgttagatatattccaccctccagcttga